The following coding sequences are from one Devosia yakushimensis window:
- a CDS encoding pseudouridine synthase, producing the protein MTDSPVPHDTGDRLAKVIARSGLCSRRDAEAWITAGRVSVNGKKVLTPAFNVTSRDKVMVDGAPLAARQGTRVWLYHKPAGLVVTEKDPEGRPTVFEALEEHGLPRVVSVGRLDINTEGLLLVTNDGGLKRVLELPATGWLRRYRVRAHGTVTQAALDRLKDGIEIDGIKYGAIEATLEREQGSNVWIVMALREGKNREVKNVLGALGLEVNRLIRVSYGPFQLGDIPVGAIETVKAKTLRDQLGKKLADAADVDFDSEMPEISQLTGKPTRDRLTGRGTNTVEIAQQRFRFTDHAEKTEEEIRAERPRQDRPGRFDSRKPAARRVDPRADEEMAPPRRIHFEEDGRAPEDFVAKRGGGKPAWRDPDDQSARTFGKRPERPAKPAGDKKSFGDKKPRADKKSFGDKPAFGKPRREGEDRPKRGFSERPARAGGFAERSERPKRDFGDRPPRRDDAGAPQRGFAERPRGPRPEGGRPPQDRAFTGTPRGPRRNDAAAGERPPRSFAPRTRPDSERGEGAAFTGAPKRPGRNFSEKPRSMRPDADRAPRPARAPRPGRDNLGSEAKTYGKPKTRADGKPHPKRDGAAPSRGPRPGGPKSGAPRSGAPKSGARPTGPRRPKA; encoded by the coding sequence ATGACCGATTCTCCCGTCCCCCACGATACCGGCGACCGCCTCGCCAAGGTCATCGCCCGCTCCGGCCTCTGCTCGCGGCGTGACGCCGAAGCCTGGATCACCGCCGGCCGCGTCAGCGTCAACGGCAAGAAAGTGCTGACCCCGGCCTTCAACGTCACCTCGCGTGACAAGGTCATGGTCGATGGTGCCCCGCTGGCTGCCCGCCAGGGCACCCGCGTCTGGCTCTATCACAAGCCCGCGGGCCTGGTGGTCACCGAGAAGGACCCCGAAGGCCGCCCCACCGTCTTCGAGGCGCTCGAGGAACACGGCCTGCCGCGTGTCGTCTCGGTCGGCCGCCTCGATATCAATACCGAGGGCCTGCTGCTGGTCACCAATGATGGCGGCCTCAAGCGCGTCCTCGAATTGCCCGCCACCGGCTGGCTGCGCCGCTATCGCGTGCGCGCCCATGGCACGGTCACCCAGGCCGCGCTCGACCGCCTCAAGGACGGCATCGAGATCGACGGCATCAAATATGGCGCCATCGAAGCCACGCTCGAGCGCGAGCAGGGCTCCAATGTGTGGATCGTCATGGCTTTGCGCGAAGGCAAGAACCGCGAAGTCAAGAACGTGCTCGGCGCCCTCGGTCTTGAGGTCAACCGCCTGATCCGCGTTTCCTACGGTCCCTTCCAGCTTGGCGATATCCCCGTCGGCGCCATCGAAACCGTCAAGGCCAAGACCCTGCGCGACCAGCTCGGCAAAAAACTGGCCGATGCCGCCGATGTCGATTTCGACAGCGAAATGCCCGAAATCAGCCAGCTCACCGGCAAGCCGACCCGTGATCGCCTCACCGGCCGCGGCACCAATACCGTCGAAATCGCCCAGCAGCGCTTCCGCTTCACCGATCACGCTGAAAAGACCGAAGAGGAAATCCGCGCCGAGCGTCCCCGCCAGGATCGCCCCGGCCGATTCGACAGCCGCAAGCCGGCCGCCAGACGCGTCGATCCGCGTGCAGACGAAGAGATGGCGCCACCCCGCCGCATCCATTTCGAAGAGGATGGCCGCGCCCCCGAGGATTTCGTCGCCAAGCGTGGTGGCGGCAAGCCCGCCTGGCGCGATCCAGACGATCAATCTGCCCGCACCTTCGGCAAGCGTCCCGAGCGTCCTGCCAAGCCGGCCGGCGACAAGAAATCCTTCGGTGACAAGAAGCCCCGCGCCGACAAAAAGTCCTTTGGCGACAAACCGGCCTTTGGCAAGCCCCGCCGCGAGGGTGAGGATCGCCCCAAGCGCGGCTTTAGCGAGCGTCCCGCCCGCGCCGGCGGCTTTGCCGAGCGCAGCGAGCGCCCCAAGCGCGATTTCGGTGATCGTCCGCCCCGTCGCGACGATGCCGGCGCGCCCCAGCGCGGCTTTGCCGAGCGTCCCCGTGGTCCCCGCCCCGAAGGCGGTCGCCCTCCGCAGGATCGTGCCTTCACCGGCACCCCGCGCGGCCCTCGCCGCAATGATGCGGCGGCTGGTGAACGCCCGCCGCGCAGCTTCGCGCCGCGCACCCGTCCCGATAGCGAACGCGGCGAGGGCGCAGCCTTCACCGGCGCGCCCAAGCGTCCCGGCCGCAATTTCTCGGAAAAGCCGCGCTCCATGCGCCCCGACGCCGATCGCGCCCCCCGTCCTGCCCGTGCCCCCCGTCCCGGCCGCGACAATCTAGGTTCGGAGGCTAAGACCTACGGCAAGCCAAAGACCCGCGCCGATGGCAAGCCCCATCCCAAGCGCGACGGCGCCGCACCCTCGCGCGGCCCACGCCCCGGCGGCCCCAAATCCGGCGCGCCACGCTCAGGCGCACCAAAGTCCGGTGCCCGCCCCACCGGTCCGCGCCGTCCCAAGGCCTGA